From Algoriphagus sp. NG3, the proteins below share one genomic window:
- a CDS encoding DNA/RNA non-specific endonuclease, translating into MRGYNDHFLGVNFVVGMPDYEEYDNDVAINKVTNEGVLDYIYYSVIQSKSRRVPIISASNIYRVKFEKVDRSGNFKKDDRIKDAEQLTSKDYKKFNTIKEATIEKGHMTKREDVQWDLNGDELDAQIAAISTFFYPNAAPQHASLNNGPWKHLENSLIIKGRVPEPAKVSVFTAPVLDNLDPEFKVRLQDGSIFKIPILFWKVIYYLKNDGKLYRAGFLMGQINPLRKDDLINEFGFRDFDIVEKKSSLKPFLEFKEDENYQVPVLLIEELTNLKFQDAIDRHENMKPTILKLQEIQIRNFEDAIINQELTFEVSGLLV; encoded by the coding sequence ATGAGAGGTTATAATGATCATTTTTTAGGTGTGAACTTCGTTGTTGGTATGCCTGATTACGAAGAATATGATAATGATGTTGCAATAAATAAAGTAACCAATGAGGGTGTTTTAGATTATATCTACTATAGTGTAATCCAAAGTAAGAGCAGAAGGGTTCCTATTATTAGTGCAAGTAATATTTATAGAGTTAAATTTGAAAAAGTTGATAGGTCAGGTAATTTTAAAAAAGATGATCGAATTAAAGATGCCGAGCAGCTAACTTCAAAAGATTATAAGAAATTTAACACAATTAAGGAAGCAACTATTGAAAAAGGTCATATGACCAAAAGAGAAGATGTACAATGGGATTTAAATGGAGATGAATTGGACGCACAAATTGCAGCAATAAGTACATTCTTTTATCCCAATGCGGCCCCACAACATGCTTCTTTAAATAATGGGCCTTGGAAACATTTAGAAAATTCACTTATTATAAAAGGTAGAGTCCCTGAACCCGCAAAAGTTTCGGTTTTTACTGCTCCTGTATTGGATAATTTAGATCCTGAATTTAAAGTTAGACTTCAAGACGGTTCAATATTTAAAATCCCAATCTTATTTTGGAAGGTGATTTATTATTTAAAGAACGATGGTAAACTTTATAGAGCGGGTTTTTTGATGGGGCAAATTAACCCCTTGAGAAAGGATGATTTAATTAATGAGTTTGGTTTTCGAGATTTTGACATTGTAGAGAAGAAATCTTCACTCAAACCATTTCTTGAATTTAAGGAGGACGAAAATTATCAAGTTCCTGTTTTATTAATTGAAGAACTGACAAACTTAAAGTTTCAAGATGCTATTGATCGTCATGAGAACATGAAACCCACAATTCTAAAATTACAAGAAATCCAAATAAGAAATTTCGAAGATGCTATAATTAATCAGGAACTTACCTTTGAAGTTAGTGGCTTATTAGTTTAA
- a CDS encoding TIR domain-containing protein, protein MSDIKTIFIAFAIEDVRQRDLLKGQSLHVNSDFEYVDYSVKEPYLTAWKDKVRARIRRSHGLIALISEDSLTSSGQKWEIQCAKEENKPILGIWAYSNDRTAVAGLLIRPWSWVTIANFINNL, encoded by the coding sequence ATGTCAGATATAAAAACAATTTTCATAGCGTTCGCTATTGAGGACGTGCGACAACGCGACTTGCTTAAAGGACAATCCCTTCATGTTAATTCAGATTTCGAGTACGTTGATTATTCAGTTAAAGAGCCCTATCTGACTGCTTGGAAAGATAAAGTTAGAGCAAGAATACGACGCAGCCACGGCCTGATTGCTTTAATAAGCGAAGACTCGCTTACTTCTTCAGGTCAGAAATGGGAAATACAATGCGCAAAAGAAGAGAATAAACCAATTTTAGGTATCTGGGCATACAGCAACGACAGAACAGCTGTTGCGGGCCTCTTAATCAGGCCATGGTCGTGGGTCACAATTGCCAATTTTATTAATAATCTATAA
- a CDS encoding response regulator transcription factor, translating to MSYRKPPIKIALVDDHNLFRKGLITLIGLADKHNYLVVLEAESGKDMIRKLDKKALPDILILDIDMPDMDGFEAMLWLKNNHPNISVLVVSMVESDQAIARMMRLGVKGYLSKDIEVEDIHQALLAIYNKGYYYTDFLTGKLIESLQSDDTSKEGDISDKSGIIHKINENELKFIKLACSDLTYDQIAEKMFLSPKTIDSYRSAIFTRFLIKNRPGLILFAIKNGLFDVRDIA from the coding sequence ATGTCTTATCGTAAACCCCCAATTAAAATAGCCCTTGTTGATGATCATAATCTTTTCCGAAAAGGGCTTATCACTTTAATAGGCTTAGCCGACAAGCATAATTACCTTGTTGTACTTGAAGCAGAGAGTGGTAAAGATATGATTCGTAAACTTGATAAAAAGGCACTTCCGGATATTCTGATACTCGATATCGATATGCCAGATATGGATGGGTTCGAAGCAATGCTGTGGTTAAAAAATAATCATCCCAATATCTCCGTTTTGGTGGTATCAATGGTAGAAAGTGATCAAGCTATTGCCAGAATGATGCGTTTAGGAGTAAAAGGCTATTTATCGAAAGATATCGAAGTCGAGGATATTCATCAAGCTCTGCTGGCAATTTATAATAAAGGCTACTATTACACAGATTTTCTTACAGGTAAACTCATTGAATCACTCCAATCTGATGACACATCGAAGGAAGGTGATATTTCAGATAAAAGTGGTATAATCCATAAAATTAACGAGAATGAGCTTAAATTTATCAAACTTGCCTGTTCAGATCTGACATATGACCAGATAGCCGAAAAAATGTTTCTTAGTCCTAAAACCATCGACAGCTATAGGAGTGCGATTTTCACACGTTTTCTAATTAAGAATAGGCCTGGATTAATACTCTTTGCCATAAAGAACGGTCTGTTTGATGTTAGAGATATCGCCTAG
- a CDS encoding TIR domain-containing protein, which translates to MALFTSSYLRGVSQNKSLNESIQLSAQPSNKHSTFDVFLCHSFLDKEEVEGLYMELTRKGLKVYVDWIVDPQLDRNNVTRESAELVRNRLKSSRTLLLALSHNADLSKWVPWELGYVDGHTQRCALVPVSKDNASRKSFERREYLKLYPYLEKPNDLSGFRDTIFAVDSSMSYVEFDSWIKGVAPMFNTRNFY; encoded by the coding sequence ATGGCATTATTTACCAGTAGTTACTTAAGGGGCGTGTCACAAAACAAATCATTGAATGAAAGCATCCAGCTTTCTGCCCAACCTTCGAATAAACACAGCACTTTCGATGTTTTTCTTTGTCATAGTTTTCTTGACAAGGAAGAGGTCGAGGGGCTTTACATGGAATTAACCAGAAAAGGATTGAAAGTCTATGTGGACTGGATTGTAGACCCACAGCTGGACAGGAATAATGTAACCCGCGAAAGTGCGGAGCTTGTAAGGAACCGACTAAAATCTTCACGGACGCTTCTATTGGCATTATCACATAATGCAGATCTTTCAAAATGGGTGCCCTGGGAACTTGGTTATGTTGATGGTCATACGCAACGATGTGCATTGGTGCCGGTTTCCAAAGATAATGCAAGCCGCAAATCGTTTGAAAGGCGCGAGTACCTAAAACTCTACCCTTACCTGGAAAAACCAAACGACCTTTCTGGATTCAGAGATACAATATTTGCTGTCGACAGTTCCATGAGTTACGTGGAGTTTGATAGCTGGATAAAGGGAGTAGCACCAATGTTTAACACCCGTAACTTTTATTAA
- a CDS encoding caspase family protein, with the protein MKNALIVGIDYYSKVSSLHGCVNDAFEVDSMLKRNDGGAINFNTKRVTASNSGDAISKKQLKDLITKLFAQKSEIALLYFAGHGHIEKTGGYLIASDAGDGDDGMPLSEIMTLANSSPAINKIIILDSCFSGIAGASMENTEISHLAEGMTILTASGEDQYASEENGRGVFTTLMVDALSGSAANLVGQITPGSIYAHIDQSLGEWDKQRPVFKTNVKNFVCLRQVTPPISIDELRSIIEYFPTPGFEFQLDPTFEPELKGRDAGMAEPVEANTQVFRVLQKFNRLNLLIPLFAPHMWNAAMESKACKLTALGEHYRRLVEKELI; encoded by the coding sequence ATGAAAAACGCATTAATTGTAGGAATAGACTATTATAGTAAGGTTTCGTCGTTACATGGTTGTGTAAACGATGCTTTTGAGGTAGATAGCATGCTGAAGCGTAATGACGGTGGGGCGATAAACTTTAACACTAAAAGAGTAACTGCATCCAATAGTGGCGATGCAATTAGTAAGAAACAGTTGAAAGACCTGATTACTAAACTTTTTGCTCAAAAATCAGAGATTGCGCTACTCTACTTTGCAGGGCATGGCCATATAGAAAAAACCGGAGGGTATCTAATTGCTTCAGATGCTGGGGACGGCGACGATGGGATGCCACTTAGTGAAATCATGACACTGGCTAACAGTTCTCCGGCAATTAACAAAATTATCATCCTGGATAGCTGTTTTTCGGGAATTGCGGGAGCATCAATGGAAAACACCGAAATTTCACATCTCGCTGAGGGAATGACAATATTAACGGCGTCCGGTGAAGACCAGTATGCATCAGAGGAAAATGGTAGAGGGGTATTCACTACGTTAATGGTTGACGCACTTAGCGGAAGTGCGGCAAATCTGGTAGGTCAGATAACTCCAGGCAGTATCTATGCACATATTGATCAGTCCTTAGGGGAATGGGACAAGCAGAGACCTGTTTTTAAAACAAATGTTAAGAATTTTGTTTGCCTAAGACAGGTTACCCCGCCAATCTCAATAGATGAACTCCGCTCGATTATCGAATACTTTCCAACTCCTGGATTTGAATTTCAGCTGGATCCAACATTTGAGCCGGAGCTGAAAGGAAGAGATGCAGGGATGGCTGAACCGGTGGAAGCCAATACTCAGGTTTTCAGGGTACTTCAAAAATTCAATAGGCTTAACTTGCTTATTCCCCTTTTTGCTCCCCACATGTGGAATGCAGCAATGGAAAGTAAAGCCTGTAAATTAACCGCTCTGGGTGAGCATTACCGCCGACTCGTAGAAAAGGAACTTATTTAG
- a CDS encoding sensor histidine kinase, translating into MQESSTTEIILTIAVSSIILLIFVCLTIYFFFLQQKKRFQHQQEVLELRESFNQTILQSKLEIQERTLDHIAKELHANFSHLISLININLAAILSQSTGEVREHINETKLLVKELMSEVKALSVSLNSDFMLKAGFNKRLEHELERLKKTKRYNVSYQQHGVPVRLPAGEEIVLYRLCQEILNNIVKHAEATSISVELHYSNQLLYLSISDDGVGFDKNLAAERALEKESTGLLNIAGRAKFISADLQIKTMQGIGTVVDLKIPLTN; encoded by the coding sequence ATGCAAGAATCCAGCACCACAGAAATCATCTTAACGATTGCTGTATCGTCAATCATATTGCTAATCTTTGTTTGTCTGACTATCTATTTTTTCTTCCTGCAGCAAAAAAAAAGATTTCAGCACCAGCAGGAAGTTCTTGAATTGCGGGAGTCTTTTAACCAGACGATATTGCAGTCAAAACTTGAAATTCAGGAAAGAACCTTGGACCATATCGCAAAGGAACTTCATGCAAATTTCAGTCACCTAATCTCCCTAATCAACATTAACCTCGCAGCGATTTTATCACAAAGTACCGGAGAGGTACGAGAGCACATTAATGAAACTAAGCTCTTGGTCAAAGAGCTGATGTCAGAGGTCAAGGCATTAAGTGTATCCCTAAATTCTGACTTTATGTTGAAAGCTGGGTTTAATAAAAGGCTTGAGCATGAGCTTGAGCGCCTAAAAAAAACTAAAAGGTACAATGTTTCTTATCAGCAGCATGGTGTTCCAGTCCGTCTTCCCGCTGGTGAAGAAATTGTCCTTTACCGACTCTGCCAAGAGATACTTAATAACATTGTCAAACATGCCGAGGCAACCTCTATATCTGTTGAACTCCATTATTCCAATCAGCTCCTTTATCTGAGCATATCTGATGATGGTGTAGGCTTCGATAAGAATCTTGCGGCCGAGCGTGCCCTTGAAAAAGAAAGTACTGGACTCCTGAATATTGCGGGCAGAGCGAAGTTTATAAGCGCTGATTTGCAGATAAAAACCATGCAAGGCATAGGGACAGTCGTAGATTTGAAAATTCCTTTAACTAATTAA